One window of Marinobacterium aestuarii genomic DNA carries:
- the pbpG gene encoding D-alanyl-D-alanine endopeptidase, which produces MKKLSASLLLVLASSLSLAHSEPAAKAPVAVEQNTKIHLASASASIVDLKSGKRLYDKNADVPVPIASITKLMTAMVILDGKQSMKESITFTRNDRTLAHNYYSRIRTQSKLSRADVIRIMLMSSENLAATALASNYLGGFKAFVKAMNAKAKALGMHHSRFVDSSGLSPNNVSTAADLTRMVSAAAKYALIRDYSTTKVFTANFEGPRYRLAYTNTNALVRGGSWDIRLSKTGYLDEAGRCLVMLAKIDNREVVMVMLDSFGKRTPTGDANRIRKWIQTGNSGDIAGAARDYERRRNAALQKR; this is translated from the coding sequence ATGAAAAAACTATCTGCATCGCTGTTACTGGTACTGGCTTCATCCTTGTCCCTGGCCCATAGCGAACCCGCCGCCAAAGCACCGGTCGCGGTCGAGCAAAACACGAAAATTCACCTGGCTTCTGCCAGCGCCTCCATCGTCGACCTGAAAAGCGGCAAGCGTCTGTACGACAAGAACGCAGATGTACCTGTACCCATCGCCTCCATCACCAAGCTCATGACGGCCATGGTCATCCTCGACGGCAAGCAGTCGATGAAGGAAAGCATCACCTTCACCCGCAACGACCGCACCCTGGCCCACAATTACTATTCGCGCATTCGCACCCAGTCGAAACTCAGCCGCGCCGATGTCATCCGCATCATGCTGATGTCCTCGGAAAACCTCGCCGCAACCGCGCTGGCCAGCAACTATCTCGGCGGTTTCAAGGCCTTCGTCAAGGCCATGAATGCCAAGGCCAAGGCACTGGGTATGCACCACAGCCGTTTCGTCGACTCCAGCGGTCTGTCACCGAACAACGTATCCACCGCCGCAGACCTCACCCGCATGGTCAGTGCCGCCGCCAAGTACGCACTGATTCGCGACTACTCCACCACCAAGGTATTTACCGCCAACTTCGAAGGCCCGCGCTACCGCCTGGCGTACACCAACACCAACGCTCTGGTACGCGGTGGCAGCTGGGACATTCGTCTGAGCAAAACCGGCTACCTCGATGAAGCCGGCCGCTGCCTGGTCATGCTGGCCAAAATCGACAACCGCGAAGTAGTGATGGTCATGCTGGACTCCTTCGGCAAGCGCACTCCCACAGGCGATGCCAACCGTATCCGCAAATGGATTCAAACCGGTAACAGTGGCGATATCGCAGGGGCGGCCCGCGACTATGAACGCAGGCGCAACGCCGCGCTGCAAAAACGCTAA
- the msrA gene encoding peptide-methionine (S)-S-oxide reductase MsrA, whose amino-acid sequence MKIRAIATLALLGALQPSAVLADKAIFAGGCFWCMEQAFQPQAGVTDVVSGFTGGTLENPVYDGNHEGHYEAIEITYDPKVISYQQLLDLYWVNVDPFDSRGQFCDKGSSYLSAIFVLDENQRGLAEASRQQVVNEFSDSTVVTPVLDASRFYPVEEGHQDYYIKNPIRYRYYKTACRRVSRLEDIWGERAAH is encoded by the coding sequence ATGAAGATTCGCGCAATCGCAACTTTGGCACTGCTGGGCGCACTGCAGCCTTCAGCGGTGCTGGCCGACAAGGCCATTTTCGCCGGTGGCTGCTTCTGGTGCATGGAGCAGGCGTTTCAGCCCCAGGCGGGGGTGACGGATGTGGTCTCCGGCTTTACCGGCGGTACTCTGGAAAACCCGGTGTATGACGGTAATCATGAAGGCCACTACGAGGCGATTGAAATCACCTACGACCCCAAGGTGATCAGTTACCAGCAGTTGCTGGACCTCTACTGGGTGAACGTCGACCCCTTCGACAGCCGGGGTCAGTTTTGTGACAAGGGCTCCAGCTACCTGAGTGCTATCTTTGTGCTGGATGAAAACCAGCGCGGTCTGGCAGAAGCATCCCGCCAGCAGGTTGTGAACGAATTTTCCGACAGCACGGTCGTCACGCCGGTGTTGGATGCCTCGCGTTTCTATCCCGTGGAGGAAGGGCATCAGGATTACTACATCAAGAATCCCATCCGCTATCGCTACTACAAAACCGCCTGCAGGCGCGTTTCGCGGCTGGAGGATATTTGGGGTGAAAGGGCCGCACACTGA
- a CDS encoding lytic transglycosylase domain-containing protein: MTFDRRTSRTLVTLLLAASALLWVGAAQADSLRKIVHPDGRIEYTNVGRPGKGDKVLGGRRGQKIYKYRAPSGVLSFTDQKPKNQAYEIVKIQCYACNPVSSVNWRNTPLNVTAYAQLVRKAAAEHRVDPALVRALIHAESAFNPAAVSHMGAQGLMQLMPATAASLGVENSFDAQQNIEGGVKHLADLLSAFKGNARLAVAAYNAGAGAVRKYGGVPPYAETQVYVERVAILRQRYQEKVSLAP; the protein is encoded by the coding sequence ATGACTTTCGATCGCCGCACCTCCAGAACCCTAGTGACCCTGCTGCTGGCTGCCTCAGCGCTGCTGTGGGTCGGTGCTGCCCAGGCCGATAGCCTGCGCAAGATCGTGCATCCGGATGGACGTATCGAGTACACCAATGTGGGCAGGCCTGGGAAAGGCGACAAGGTGCTGGGGGGGAGGCGCGGGCAGAAAATCTACAAGTACCGCGCACCCAGCGGCGTCTTGAGCTTTACCGACCAGAAGCCGAAGAATCAGGCTTACGAGATCGTCAAAATCCAGTGCTATGCCTGCAATCCGGTGTCGTCGGTTAACTGGCGCAATACGCCGCTGAATGTGACCGCCTACGCCCAGCTGGTGCGAAAGGCCGCCGCCGAGCATCGGGTTGACCCTGCGCTGGTGCGGGCACTGATACATGCCGAATCCGCCTTCAATCCTGCTGCGGTTTCCCATATGGGTGCCCAGGGGTTGATGCAGCTGATGCCCGCGACCGCGGCCTCTCTGGGGGTTGAAAACTCTTTCGATGCACAGCAAAACATCGAGGGCGGTGTAAAGCATCTGGCCGATCTGCTGAGTGCTTTTAAAGGCAATGCCCGCCTGGCGGTGGCGGCTTATAACGCCGGTGCAGGCGCCGTGCGAAAGTACGGCGGGGTGCCGCCCTACGCCGAAACCCAGGTCTATGTGGAGCGGGTGGCAATTCTGCGCCAGCGCTATCAGGAAAAGGTGAGCCTCGCGCCCTAG
- a CDS encoding FCD domain-containing protein produces the protein MAERLYRDIGEHIKEEIRAQGLMVGAKLPTERVYAEQFGVSRTVVREAFIMLEIEELIEVRKGSGSYLIKVPADGRLIRTHTEDIGPFELLQARQVLESSIAACAAQVVTKHDIQLMQDTLDLEDAELDSIEKSDAADREFHLLIARATQNGLLLETCTQLWDLRERSPMWKTLHARIQDTSYRGDWLDDHREVLAQLRRRNAEGARQAMWQHLENVKVTLFALSNTEDPDFDGFLFTSLGAGPL, from the coding sequence ATGGCTGAGCGACTTTACCGAGATATCGGTGAGCACATCAAAGAAGAGATTAGGGCGCAGGGCCTGATGGTCGGTGCCAAGTTGCCGACCGAGCGCGTCTATGCGGAGCAATTTGGCGTCAGTCGTACCGTGGTACGCGAAGCCTTTATCATGCTGGAAATCGAAGAGTTGATTGAGGTGCGCAAGGGGTCCGGCAGTTACCTGATCAAGGTGCCGGCCGACGGCCGTCTGATCAGGACTCATACTGAGGATATAGGGCCTTTTGAGCTGCTGCAGGCGCGTCAGGTGCTGGAAAGTTCGATCGCCGCCTGTGCCGCCCAGGTGGTGACCAAGCACGATATTCAGCTGATGCAGGACACCCTGGATCTCGAAGATGCGGAACTGGATTCGATTGAAAAAAGTGATGCCGCGGACCGGGAATTTCATCTGCTGATCGCCCGGGCGACGCAGAACGGCCTGTTGCTGGAAACCTGCACCCAGCTGTGGGATCTGCGCGAGCGCAGCCCGATGTGGAAGACGCTGCATGCCAGAATTCAGGACACGTCCTACCGCGGTGACTGGCTTGATGATCATCGGGAAGTACTGGCACAGCTGCGCAGGCGTAATGCCGAGGGCGCTCGTCAGGCCATGTGGCAGCATCTGGAAAACGTCAAGGTGACGTTGTTTGCGCTGTCCAACACCGAGGATCCGGATTTCGACGGTTTCCTGTTTACCAGCCTCGGTGCCGGGCCACTCTAA
- the pyrC gene encoding dihydroorotase → MSNQLRIRYPDDWHLHVRDGEVLQKVLPETTRWFRRAIIMPNLKHPVITTAQALDYRAQIDAACPASDPFTPLMTLYLTEKTDPADVRQGFAAGHIVAAKLYPAGATTNSAAGVKNVEAVYDVLAVMEEIGMPLLVHGEVVDADIDIFDREAVFIERTLGPVRSRFPKLKIVLEHVTTSHGIDFVQSCAENTAATITPHHLVINRNAMLVGGIKPHYYCLPVAKRESHRLALRAAATSGDSRFFLGTDSAPHLRSAKESACGCAGIFNVSVCLETLATVFEQENALDKLEAFTSLNGPAFYGLEPNSDYLLLEKTTEAQPLPANVEAQGESILVFDPGFALHWRVRAE, encoded by the coding sequence ATGTCAAACCAACTGCGTATCCGCTATCCGGATGACTGGCACCTGCATGTGCGTGATGGTGAAGTACTGCAAAAAGTATTGCCCGAAACCACGCGCTGGTTTCGCCGTGCCATCATCATGCCCAATCTCAAGCATCCGGTTATCACCACCGCCCAGGCGCTTGATTATCGTGCTCAGATCGACGCAGCATGCCCGGCATCGGACCCCTTTACACCGCTGATGACGCTGTATCTGACTGAAAAGACGGATCCTGCGGATGTGCGCCAGGGGTTTGCCGCAGGTCATATAGTCGCGGCCAAGCTGTATCCGGCGGGCGCCACCACCAACTCGGCGGCGGGTGTCAAAAATGTCGAGGCGGTGTACGACGTGCTGGCGGTCATGGAAGAAATTGGCATGCCACTGCTGGTACACGGTGAAGTGGTGGATGCCGATATCGATATCTTTGACCGTGAGGCGGTCTTTATTGAGCGCACACTGGGCCCGGTGCGTAGCCGCTTTCCTAAGCTCAAGATAGTGCTGGAGCATGTTACCACCAGCCACGGCATCGATTTTGTGCAGTCCTGCGCCGAAAACACCGCTGCGACCATTACACCGCACCATCTGGTGATCAACCGCAACGCCATGCTGGTGGGAGGCATCAAGCCGCACTACTACTGCCTGCCGGTGGCCAAGCGCGAAAGTCATCGCCTGGCGCTGCGTGCCGCAGCCACCTCCGGGGATTCTCGTTTCTTCCTCGGGACTGACTCAGCGCCGCACCTGCGTTCGGCCAAGGAAAGTGCCTGCGGCTGCGCCGGTATTTTCAACGTTTCTGTGTGTCTGGAAACCCTTGCTACGGTGTTTGAGCAGGAAAACGCACTGGACAAGCTCGAAGCCTTCACTTCGCTCAACGGCCCGGCTTTCTATGGGCTGGAGCCAAACAGCGACTATCTGCTGCTGGAAAAAACCACCGAGGCACAGCCGCTGCCGGCCAATGTCGAGGCCCAGGGTGAGTCGATTCTGGTATTTGATCCGGGCTTTGCGCTGCACTGGCGGGTAAGGGCTGAATAG
- a CDS encoding D-2-hydroxyacid dehydrogenase family protein: MKVVIPDDYQRVVRGLDCFSRLRDFEVEVYHDSVASMDTLVERFASADALVLTRERSCIDDALLARLPQLKLISQTGKVAAHIDVAACHRRGVVITEGTGSPVAPAELSWALIMAAMRGLVPAVNGMQQGRWQVNIGDCLAGKTLGIWGFGKIGRRLARYAEAFDMKVLVWGRDDSRRAAAHMGLGVAASKDDFFARSDVLSLHVRLNADTRGLVHYEDLIRMKANALFVNTSRAELVQPGALQRALQFGRPGRAALDVYEQEPVIDADYWALKMDNVLCSPHLGYVEREGYELYFGQAFENLVAFFDGRPVNVLAPPTGESG; this comes from the coding sequence GTGAAAGTTGTGATACCGGATGATTATCAGCGTGTGGTGCGAGGGCTTGACTGTTTTTCCCGCCTGCGGGATTTCGAGGTCGAGGTTTACCATGACTCGGTTGCCAGCATGGACACCCTGGTGGAGCGCTTTGCCTCGGCCGATGCGCTGGTGCTGACCCGTGAGCGCAGCTGTATCGATGACGCGCTGCTGGCCAGGCTGCCGCAGCTTAAGCTCATCAGTCAGACCGGCAAGGTTGCGGCGCATATTGATGTTGCGGCCTGTCATCGCCGGGGTGTTGTTATTACCGAAGGGACAGGGTCGCCGGTGGCGCCGGCGGAGCTTAGCTGGGCGCTGATCATGGCGGCGATGCGCGGCCTGGTGCCGGCGGTCAATGGGATGCAGCAGGGGCGCTGGCAGGTGAATATAGGCGACTGTCTGGCCGGCAAGACGCTGGGCATCTGGGGTTTTGGCAAGATCGGCCGTCGCCTGGCGCGCTATGCCGAGGCCTTTGACATGAAGGTGCTGGTGTGGGGACGCGACGATTCGCGCCGGGCCGCCGCGCACATGGGGTTGGGTGTGGCTGCAAGCAAGGATGACTTTTTTGCCCGCAGCGATGTGCTGAGCCTGCATGTGCGCCTGAATGCCGATACGCGCGGTCTTGTGCATTACGAGGATCTGATCCGCATGAAAGCCAATGCGCTTTTTGTAAATACCAGCAGGGCGGAACTGGTGCAGCCCGGCGCTCTGCAGCGGGCGCTGCAGTTCGGCCGTCCTGGCCGGGCAGCGCTGGATGTATATGAACAGGAGCCTGTTATCGACGCCGACTACTGGGCGCTGAAAATGGACAATGTGCTCTGCAGTCCCCACCTGGGGTATGTGGAGCGCGAGGGCTATGAGCTGTACTTCGGCCAGGCGTTTGAAAACCTGGTGGCCTTTTTCGACGGCCGGCCGGTGAATGTTCTTGCGCCTCCAACCGGTGAGAGCGGCTAA
- a CDS encoding diguanylate cyclase, translated as MNLKPRFLLFSASLIIISCVAIWYSARQQAEEIIDQWAVRYAEKQVLYDKARALQPILREMALSRQFASSPHIIDWAQNPDDPQLRSRAIEEMESYRLNFTDNSYFVALQQSGHYFHNNATNDYAGRQLRYTLNPDKPQDRWFYDVIAQQRAVHLNVNPDVQLGVTKLWIDVLLRDGDQTLGVIGTGMALDGFIDQVLQDSGDDVSSLFVDHRGAIQLYSDPSLIDYASISNPGSPSNTLERLLDDPADVLSIKGAMAALVESGEAVTTRFVHLNGKRYLAGVAYIAEIDWYEITLLDFESLLPLSSFSGILLICGITLLLAVLSLNLILSHLVLRPLRQLEQAMHGIQQGDFNVQSLPKAQRNEIGRLVTHFQHMAESVLESRQSLEHKVQLRTEALETLTRTDPLTELLNRRGMTERLGAELQRCQCGNQGLGIIWLDLDHFKAINDQHGHTLGDAALKHIAQLIRAQIRSQDGAARWGGDEFLILLQDCNVQHLQALGQRLCNSLAQNPLPTAGAEAIRLGISAGACLCQPEDTLESLLRRADTALYDAKKAGRNQVCVYSPQTTAQDELNAPPADADATFPGA; from the coding sequence ATGAATTTAAAACCACGATTTCTGTTGTTTAGTGCCTCGCTGATCATTATCTCCTGCGTTGCGATCTGGTACTCCGCCCGCCAGCAGGCAGAAGAGATCATCGACCAGTGGGCCGTTCGCTACGCGGAAAAGCAGGTACTCTACGACAAGGCCCGCGCCCTGCAGCCGATCCTGCGAGAAATGGCGCTCTCGCGCCAGTTCGCAAGCTCCCCGCACATCATCGACTGGGCCCAGAACCCGGATGACCCCCAGCTGCGCAGCCGGGCCATTGAGGAAATGGAGAGCTACCGCCTCAACTTCACGGACAACAGCTACTTCGTTGCACTGCAGCAATCCGGCCACTATTTCCACAACAATGCGACCAACGACTACGCCGGGCGCCAGCTGCGCTATACCCTGAACCCCGACAAGCCGCAGGACCGCTGGTTCTATGATGTCATTGCACAGCAGCGTGCCGTGCATCTGAACGTCAACCCCGATGTCCAGCTTGGCGTCACCAAACTCTGGATTGACGTACTGCTGCGCGATGGCGACCAGACCCTGGGCGTAATCGGCACCGGCATGGCGCTCGACGGCTTTATTGACCAGGTGCTGCAGGACAGCGGCGACGACGTGAGCAGCCTGTTTGTTGATCATCGCGGCGCCATTCAGCTCTACAGTGACCCCAGCCTGATCGACTACGCCTCCATCTCCAATCCGGGCAGCCCATCCAACACCCTGGAGCGCCTGCTGGATGACCCCGCCGATGTGCTGAGCATCAAGGGCGCCATGGCGGCGCTGGTCGAGAGCGGCGAAGCCGTCACCACGCGCTTTGTTCACCTGAACGGAAAACGCTACCTGGCCGGCGTTGCCTATATAGCGGAAATTGACTGGTACGAAATCACCCTGCTGGACTTTGAATCCCTGCTGCCATTAAGCAGCTTTAGCGGCATCCTGCTGATTTGCGGCATCACACTGCTGCTGGCCGTGCTGAGCTTGAATCTGATACTCAGCCACCTTGTCCTGCGCCCTCTGCGCCAGCTTGAACAGGCCATGCACGGTATCCAGCAGGGGGATTTCAATGTGCAATCCCTGCCAAAGGCACAGCGCAACGAAATCGGCCGCCTGGTAACCCATTTCCAGCACATGGCAGAATCCGTACTGGAGTCCCGTCAAAGCCTGGAACACAAGGTGCAACTGCGCACCGAAGCCCTGGAGACCCTGACCCGTACAGACCCACTGACAGAGTTGCTCAATCGCCGCGGCATGACAGAACGCTTAGGCGCAGAGCTGCAGCGTTGTCAGTGCGGCAACCAGGGTCTGGGTATCATCTGGCTTGATCTGGATCACTTCAAGGCCATCAACGATCAGCACGGCCATACCCTGGGGGATGCCGCGCTCAAGCATATTGCCCAGCTGATCCGCGCCCAGATCCGCAGCCAGGACGGCGCCGCGCGCTGGGGCGGTGATGAATTTCTGATCCTGCTGCAGGATTGCAATGTGCAGCACCTCCAAGCCCTCGGCCAGCGCCTTTGTAACAGTTTGGCGCAGAACCCGCTGCCCACGGCCGGCGCTGAGGCCATCAGGCTCGGCATCAGCGCCGGCGCCTGCCTGTGTCAGCCCGAGGATACGCTCGAGTCCCTGCTGCGCCGTGCCGACACCGCACTCTATGACGCCAAAAAAGCCGGCCGCAACCAGGTGTGCGTTTACAGCCCGCAGACGACAGCCCAGGACGAGCTCAACGCGCCCCCTGCCGATGCCGATGCCACATTCCCAGGGGCCTAA
- a CDS encoding ABC transporter transmembrane domain-containing protein, whose product MSGDSQRKTPIPRASLMSILGYLRPYRRQIAYALCALLFTATITLSIGQGVRLIIDQGFSTGSTAQLRHYVQLFLLLVAALALGTFARYYWVTWLGERVVADIRSQVFNHLIDLHPGFFESNRGLEIQSRLTADTTLLQAVIGSSVSVALRNLIMMLGGTVWLFVTNAKLSALVLLCVPLVVAPIILFGRRVRGLSRRSQDSIADVGVYVGEVLGQIKTVQAYNHQPLDKARFSTVVEQAFAVARLRAVQRGLLISIVIVLVLGAVGLMLWVGGLDVIAGRISAGELAAFVFYSVIVGAAVGSVSEVIGDLQRAAGAAERIVELLASENEITAPPVGLQRLPARISGTIELHNLGFIYPGRPEIPALDAINLRIEPGTTLALVGPSGAGKSTLIDLLLRFFDCSEGHISVDGIDIRHLDPVDLRRCFALVSQTPALFFGTIDDNLRYGKPGASQQEVEAAARAAHAHDFICALPQGYQTRLGDAGSGLSGGQKQRLTIARAILTDAPILLLDEATSALDARSERTVQLALESLMRGRTTLVIAHRLATVQSADRIAVLDHGRLVAQGTHQELIQSCSLYAQLAKLQFDTHS is encoded by the coding sequence ATGTCCGGTGACAGCCAGCGCAAGACCCCCATCCCGCGTGCGTCGCTTATGAGCATTCTGGGCTACCTGCGCCCCTATAGACGCCAGATTGCCTATGCACTGTGCGCCCTGCTGTTTACCGCAACCATTACGCTGTCCATCGGCCAGGGTGTGCGACTGATCATTGACCAGGGATTTAGCACCGGCTCCACCGCGCAGCTACGTCACTATGTGCAGCTCTTTCTGCTGCTGGTCGCCGCCCTGGCGCTGGGCACCTTTGCGCGCTACTACTGGGTCACCTGGCTTGGCGAGCGCGTGGTGGCCGATATTCGCAGCCAGGTCTTCAATCACCTGATCGATCTGCACCCCGGTTTTTTCGAAAGCAATCGCGGGCTCGAAATACAGTCACGCCTCACCGCCGATACCACCTTGTTGCAGGCCGTGATCGGCTCCTCGGTGTCGGTGGCGCTGCGTAACCTGATCATGATGCTCGGCGGCACCGTCTGGCTCTTTGTCACCAATGCCAAGCTCAGCGCGCTGGTGTTGCTGTGCGTACCCCTGGTGGTGGCGCCGATTATCCTGTTTGGCCGTCGTGTGCGCGGACTGTCCCGGCGCAGTCAGGACAGCATTGCCGATGTGGGTGTCTATGTAGGCGAAGTGCTGGGGCAGATCAAGACCGTGCAGGCCTACAATCACCAGCCTCTGGACAAGGCCCGCTTCAGCACCGTGGTCGAACAGGCCTTTGCGGTCGCGCGGCTGCGGGCGGTACAGCGCGGCCTGCTGATCAGCATCGTTATAGTGCTGGTGCTCGGCGCCGTGGGGCTGATGCTCTGGGTAGGCGGGCTGGACGTTATTGCAGGGCGCATCAGCGCAGGGGAGCTGGCAGCCTTCGTGTTTTACAGCGTCATTGTGGGCGCCGCGGTGGGCTCGGTGAGTGAGGTGATCGGCGATCTGCAGCGTGCCGCGGGCGCCGCCGAGCGGATCGTCGAGCTGCTGGCCAGCGAAAATGAAATCACCGCGCCACCGGTGGGCCTGCAGCGGCTCCCAGCACGCATCAGTGGCACAATAGAACTGCACAACCTGGGCTTTATCTATCCCGGGCGCCCCGAAATACCGGCCCTGGATGCCATCAACCTGCGTATAGAGCCGGGTACAACGCTGGCGCTGGTGGGGCCCTCCGGTGCCGGCAAGTCGACCCTCATCGACCTGCTGCTGCGCTTTTTCGACTGCAGTGAAGGCCATATCAGTGTTGATGGCATCGATATCCGCCACCTTGACCCTGTCGACCTGCGCCGCTGCTTTGCCCTGGTATCACAGACACCGGCGCTGTTTTTCGGCACCATCGATGACAATCTGCGCTACGGCAAGCCCGGCGCGAGCCAGCAGGAGGTGGAAGCAGCAGCCCGAGCCGCCCACGCCCACGACTTCATCTGCGCCCTGCCCCAGGGCTATCAGACCCGTCTGGGCGATGCCGGCAGCGGTTTATCTGGCGGGCAAAAACAGCGTCTGACCATTGCCCGCGCCATCCTGACCGATGCGCCCATCCTGCTGCTGGACGAAGCCACCAGCGCACTGGATGCCAGGAGCGAACGCACCGTACAACTGGCGCTCGAAAGCCTGATGCGCGGTCGTACTACCCTGGTGATCGCACACCGTCTGGCGACGGTGCAGTCCGCTGATCGCATCGCGGTGCTGGACCATGGCCGCCTGGTCGCTCAGGGCACCCATCAGGAACTGATACAAAGCTGTTCCCTTTATGCGCAACTGGCCAAGCTGCAGTTCGATACCCATAGCTGA
- the manD gene encoding D-mannonate dehydratase ManD, giving the protein MKIRAAKVIVTCPGRNLVTLKIETDQGVYGIGDATLNGREKAVVAYLEEHLIPALIGRDPQRIEDTWQYLYRGAYWRRGPVTMTAIAAVDMALWDIKAKLADMPLYQLLGGRSRDRVMVYGHATGTDIDSCLEEVEQHVRQGYQAVRVQCGIPGIASTYGVAKVPGQRYEPADSELPAEHVWSTEKYLNFVPRLFEAVRKQFGPDLHLLHDVHHRLTPIEAARLGKLVEPYHLFWLEDSVPAENQQAFQLIRQHTTTPLAVGEVFNSIHDCRELIQSQSIDYIRASLTHAGGITHMRRIADFAALFHVRTGFHGATDLSPVCMGAALHFDTWVPNFGIQEHMPHSEETYEVFPHAYRFDQGYFTPGETPGHGVDIDEKQAARYPYKPAYLPVNRLEDGTLWHW; this is encoded by the coding sequence ATGAAAATTCGCGCGGCCAAAGTGATCGTGACCTGCCCTGGGCGCAATCTGGTCACCCTCAAGATCGAAACCGACCAGGGCGTTTACGGCATTGGCGATGCCACGCTCAACGGCCGGGAGAAAGCGGTCGTTGCCTATCTTGAAGAACACCTTATCCCGGCACTGATCGGGCGGGACCCACAGCGTATCGAGGACACCTGGCAATATCTGTATCGCGGTGCCTACTGGCGCCGTGGCCCGGTGACCATGACCGCCATCGCTGCGGTGGATATGGCACTCTGGGACATCAAGGCCAAACTGGCCGACATGCCGCTGTACCAGCTGCTGGGTGGCAGGAGTCGCGACCGGGTGATGGTGTACGGCCATGCGACAGGCACAGATATAGATAGCTGCCTGGAAGAGGTCGAACAGCATGTACGCCAAGGCTATCAGGCCGTGCGCGTACAGTGCGGCATTCCCGGTATTGCATCAACCTATGGCGTTGCCAAGGTGCCAGGTCAGCGCTACGAGCCGGCTGACTCCGAACTGCCGGCTGAGCATGTCTGGTCCACGGAAAAATACCTCAACTTCGTGCCCCGGCTCTTTGAAGCCGTACGTAAACAGTTTGGGCCGGACCTGCACCTGCTGCACGATGTGCACCACCGCCTGACGCCCATAGAAGCGGCGCGCCTTGGAAAGCTGGTAGAGCCCTACCACCTTTTCTGGCTGGAAGACTCTGTGCCAGCTGAAAACCAGCAGGCATTCCAGCTGATTCGACAACACACCACCACCCCCCTGGCCGTGGGTGAAGTATTCAACAGCATTCATGATTGCCGCGAGCTGATCCAGAGCCAGTCCATCGACTATATTCGGGCCAGCCTGACCCATGCGGGGGGCATCACTCATATGCGCCGTATTGCCGATTTCGCAGCCCTGTTTCATGTGCGTACGGGCTTTCACGGCGCCACTGACCTGTCACCCGTATGCATGGGGGCTGCGCTGCATTTCGATACCTGGGTGCCGAATTTCGGCATTCAGGAACATATGCCCCACAGCGAGGAGACCTATGAGGTATTCCCCCATGCCTACCGCTTTGACCAGGGCTATTTCACCCCGGGCGAGACCCCCGGGCACGGTGTGGACATCGATGAAAAACAGGCCGCACGCTACCCTTACAAACCCGCCTACCTGCCGGTGAACCGGCTTGAAGACGGCACTCTCTGGCACTGGTGA